The nucleotide window GTGCTGGACTTCAAGGACTGGATCACCGACGAGGTGATCGGCCAGCGCATTATCCCGCTGACCGCCTCGTAACCTTTTGGGTACAAGAAGGGCACGCGCCGGATGAAATGTTTCGTTCGGCGCGTGTCTTCTCTACGCTGGATTGGTGATCTTCAAAGCCGTAGGCGACAGCCGCCCATATCCTGACCATGGTTACGAGAGCCCCAAGGACTGGGCCAGCGTACCTCCGCGCCAGGTCCGGCTCGACGAGCTCATCACCACTAAGAGCACGCTCGATCTGGAAGCGCTGCTGGCCGAGGACTCCACGTTCTTCGGCGACCTGTTCCCGCATGTGGTCCAGTGGCAGGGCAAGCTGTACCTCGAAGACGGCCTCCACCGGGCGGTCCGCACCGCCCTGCACCAGCGCGCGGTCCTGCACGCCCGGGTGCTCGTGATCGATGACTAAGCCCTCGAACCTGCCGCAGAAGCCGAAACGGAAACCAGCGGAAACGCTACGCTTGCAGGGCCGCAACATCATCACGGAGGACGACTTGGACGAAGTCTTCCCCGACGACGGCAACGTGGAGAAGCCGGAGATCTACAGCCACCGGAAGATTTTGCACGGTGTTGTCCTGACGCTGCTGGTGGCTCTCATCATTGCCGCCGTCCTTACCGCCCTGGCTGTGGTCCGCGGCGACCTTAAGATCCCGGGGTGGTCCCACACTCCTGCGCCGGAGGCGACGTGCCCTGTAGCCGTGCATGAGTATCCGCCGAACGATTCCATTACTGTCAACGTATATAACGGCACGCAGGAGGAAGGCCTGGCCGGCCAGACTTCCGGCCTGCTTGCCAAACGCGGTTACGAGATCGGCGAAGTAGCCTCGAAGCGCATGAGCCGTACCGGGCTCACCGCCGTCATCATTTCGGGGCCCGCCGGGGAGGCCAACGCGTTCAATCTGCAACGGAACATTCCGGAAACGGAATACGTGGCGGACCAACGCGCCGATGCCAGCGTGGACGTCGTGCTCGGGTCGAAGTTCAAGCAGTTCGTGCCCCCGGACAGCGTGGACCAGACTCCGGGGACCTTGAGCTGCCCGCGGCTCTCGCCCGAACCCGATGAAGTCGCCAAGTAGGTTCTAGGCGGCGCGCGGCGGTCGATGTTTGCGGCCGTGGACCACGTAATAAAGTACGACGGCGGCCAGCACCAGAGCGCCCAGCGAACCGAACATTCCGGGGTAGCCCGTCAGCGGCAGGAGGGCGCCGAGGACCACCGGGCCCACGCCGACCCCCAGGTCGAGCATCAGGTAGAACGTAGATGTTGCCGTGCCGAGGCGCATTTCGGGTGCCTCGGTGACCGCGACGGCCTGGATACTGGGCGTGAGGGAGCCGAAGCCTAAGCCGCTAAGCACTCCGGCCGCGGCGATGGACCAAACGGCTGGCTCGAGGGCGAGCAATCCGAGGCCCACCGCGAAGACCGCCAGCGCCGGATAGATAATGGCGTTGTCGCCCCGGCGGTCGTGGATCCGGCCCACGAACAGGCGGGAGACCAGCACGGCCACCGCGTAGACCAGGAAGAACATGCTCGCTGCGGAGGCGATTCCCTGCTCCAGCGCGTATGAAGTGAGGAAGGCCAGGAAGCCGGAGTAGGCCACGCCGCAGACCAGAATGACCGTCGAGACGGGCAGTGCGCCCGGCTCGAGTACCGCTGCCAGCGAGATCCGTCGCCGGCCGGTTCCCCGTTTCCGCGCGGACCCGGCGCGCCTCCTGGGTAGCTCCGGCAATCGCATGGCGAGGGCGATCAGGAACGCGGCCACCGAGCACGCCGCGCAGAAGAAGAACAGTCCAGCGTAATTGCCGCCGGCCGAAAGCAGCACGGCCAGGAACGGTCCCAGCGCAATGGACAATGTGGTGGACAAGCCGAAGTAGCCGGTCCCCTCGCTCCGCCGGGCCGGTGGGATCAGCGCCTGCACCGAGGCCGCCACGGCGGTGCTGCCCGCGCCGAACGCCATGCCGTGGATGATGCGCAGCGCCAGCAGCAAGGGCAGCGAGCCCGCCGGAATGTAGAGCAGGGAGGCGGCTACGAAGACCAGCAGGGCCGCCAGCAGCAACCGGCGCCGGCCCACCACATCGAGCAGCCAGCCGGCGAAAATCCGGGCGAACACGGAACCGATAATGAAAGAGCTGGAGGCCAGGCCGGCCAGCGTGTCCGAGGCGCGGAAGCGCTCCACCGCGTAAAGCGCCATCGAGGTCATCAGCAGGTAGAAGACCATCGAGATGAACAGGTTGACGGCGATCGCGAGAACGAAGTCCTTGGTCCAGAGCCTTCCGGATTGCCGGCCGCTCCCGCTCATGAACTGTTCCCTTCGCCCACACGCTGATGGGCCGGGAAAGCTCCCGGCCCATCAGCAATTATTCCCGGTCAGATGCGGTTAGTTGCAGCCGTCCGGGCCGCAGGTGGCGCCGTCGTCGTTGTTTCCGGAGAGCACGGTGAGCGGATTGCGTTCCGCCCAGGCCTGCGCCAGCGCCTGGCTGAAGCTTTCGGTGGGCTGGGCGCCCGAGATGCCGTACTTGCGGTCCAGCACGAAGAACGGCACGCCGGTCACGCCGAGCGCACGGGCCTCGGCGATGTCCGCCTGCACGTCCTCGGCGTAGCGGTCGCCCTCGAGCGCCGCGCGGATTTCCGCCTCATCCAGACCAAGTACGACGCCGGTGCGCACCAGATACTCCACGTCGCCGATGTCTTCGCCGTGTTCGAAATGGCCGGAGAGCAGCGCTTCCTTGGCCTGTGCGTCCAGGTTGTGGGCCTTGGCCAGGTGCAGGAAGCGGTGCGCGGTGAAGCTGTTGGCTACCACGATCTTGTCGAAATCGTAGTCCAGGCCTTCACCCGCAGCCTGCTCCGTGACATGCGCGAACATCTGGCGGACCTGCTCCTGCGGCATGCCCTTCATCTGGCTCAGGTACTCGGTCTCCGTGCCGTCATAGTGCGCCTGCAGGGTGGGGTCCAGCTGGTAGCTGCGCCACTGGACGTCAATCTGGTCCTTGTGCTCGAACTTCTCGAGGGCTTTCTCGAAACGGCGCTTTCCGATGAAGCACCAGGGGCAGGCAATGTCGGACCAGATCTCAATCTTCATGGACACGTCAACATTCCTAGCGGTCGATGTATTCCGGCTGGACGGTGCCGGTGGCGGGCCCGGTTCCCGTCCCGGTCTCGTCCACCAGCTCGGCCCGCACATGTCCCTTGCCCTTGATCCCGACGTGGTACGCCACGAACAGCACCGCGATCCATGCCACCCCGACAACCAGCGCCACGCGGGTGCCCGGCATGATGCCCAGCAGCACCACCACGAACACCATGAATGCCAGTGCAGCGTAGGACGCCACCGGCCAGAACGGCACCGCAAACTCGGAGGCCGGTAGCTTCTTCCGCGCAATCTCGCGCTTCATGGCGATGTGCGAGAGCAGGATCATCAGCCACACCCACACGGTGGCGAAGGTGGCGATCGAGGCGATGATCAGGAACAGGGACTCGGGCAGCAACGCATTGAGTACGACGCCGACCAGCAGCACCGCTGTCATCGTCGCCACCGTCATCCACGGCACGCCGTGACGGGAGATCTTCGCGAACGACGCCGGCGCGTGGCCCTGCTGCGCCAGCCCGTACATCATCCTGCCGGCCCCGAAGGTGTCCGAGTTGATGGCCGAAATCGCGGCAGTGATGACCACGGCGTTCAGGATGTGCGCGGCGGCCGGAATGCCCAGCGCGTCGAAGATCTGCACGAACGGGCTGGTCTCGCCGTCGATCTGGTTCCATGGGAAGATCATCATCAGCACACCGAGCGTGCAGACGTAGAAGAGCAGGATGCGCACCGGCACGGTGTTGATCGCCGCCGGGATGGCCTTCTTCGGGTTCTCCGCCTCGCCCGCGGTAATGCCGATGGTCTCGATCCCGCCGAACGCGAACATCACAATGGAGAAGGAGGCCAGCAGGCCCCAGAACCCGTTGGCGAAGAAACCGCCGGAGGCGAGCATCGTCCCCAGTCCCGGGTTGGCCGCGTCCGGCAGCCCGAAGCCGAACACGACAATCGCGGCGCCGCCGGCGATCATCGCGATAATGGCGGCAACCTTGATGATCGAGAGCCAGAATTCGGTTTCGCCGAACACTTTGACCCGCATCAGGTTCAGCGCCGCGATGAGGCAGACGACGGCGAGGATCCAGATCCAGCGCGGCACGTCCGGGAACCAGAAACCCATGTAGATGCCGAACGCTGTCACGTCCGCGATCGCCACGATCGCCATCTCGAACGCGAAGGTCCAACCGGTGATGAAGCCGGCGAACGGGCCGAGGTAACGGCTCGCATACTGTCCGAAGGAACCGGAAACCGGGTGCCGCACGGCCATCTCGCCCAAGGCCCGCATGACCAGGAAGACCGCGGCTCCGCCGATCGCGTAGGCCAGCAGGACGGCCGGACCGGCAGCCTGGATGGCGGCCGCTGAGCCGTAGAACAGTCCGGTGCCGATGGCCGAACCGAGGGCCATGAACCGGATGTGGCGGACCGTCAGGCCGCGCGCAAGTGCCTGGGCAAATTGTGCCATGGGAAACGTACCTAGTTTCACGAAAGGGAAGGGCCGGAAAGAAAAAGCGGCCGGTTAATCTTACGCCCGCGCGGTCGGGCCAATCTCACACTGAGCGGTTCCAGTGGCCAACCCCACAGCGCAAAGGAAGTCTCGTACGCTTCTGGAATGGCCATTATTTACGACGCAGTCCTGAATCCCTCAAAAATCGACCTCCTGGCATCATGGTTGCCGGATCAGCCGTGGTTCCCGCAGCTAGGGGAGCAGCGTTCGGAGCCAGGGGAGCAGCCGGCGTTGCAGCCCATCGGTGCGTACCGCTTCGACGACCCGACCGGCGACGTCGGCATGGAAGTCCACCTGCTGCGCCTCGAGGACGGCACCATCCTGCAAGTGCCGCTGACCTACCGAGGTACGCCGCTGGACGGCGCCGAACCGTGGCTCGCCGGCACCATGGAACACTCTGTGCTCGGTAAGCGCTGGGTCTACGACGGCTGCGGCGACCCGGTCTTCGCGGCAGCGCTCGCCACGGCGATCCTGCAGGGCGGCACCGAGGCCGAACAGTTCCTCGATGTGGACGGCAAGCTCGACCCCCTCGAGCGCACGGTCACCGTGCGCGGCAGCGGCGCTCCCGGCACCGAGGTCCCGCAAATTACGACGGCGGTGCCCGCTACCGTGGGTGCGGTTACCACCATCACTGCCGGACTGCTGGCCCTTTCCCTGTACCGCATCCCCGTAGCTGATGAACCAGGCACGCACGGGAACACCCTCACCGGCAGCTGGGGCGATCATCCTCCGGTTGTTCTGGCCTCCATTCCGTAACTCCCCAATTTTCGGCAGACACTGCCTATTGACCCTGCTGCCAGGGAGGACTAATCTACAACCAAATGGTTGTAGATCAAGTTTCCGATGCCGAGTTGGACCGCCTGTTCCAGGCGCTCGCCGACGCCACCCGCCGCGACATTGTCGCCCGGGTCCTCACCGGCGAGTATTCCGTCTCGGGGCTGGCTGCCGAATACGCCATGAGTTTTGCCGCCGTCCAGAAACATGTGGCGGTGCTGGAACGGGCTTCCCTTGTCACCAAGGAGAAGCGCGGAAGAGAGCAGATGGTGCGGATTCATCTCGAAGGGTTGAGAAGGGCGCGGCGGCTGCTCGATGACTATGAGGAGATCTGGCAGCAGCGTGTTGCCCGGATCGACGACATTCTCGCTGAGGGATAGAAAGGGCACCATCATGCCGGTTATCAGTTCGGAAAAGGACGTCGAAGCGTTGCGCTTCACCATCGTCGCGGAGTTCGACGCAAGTGTTGAGCGCGTCTGGCAGATCTGGGAGGATCCGCGCCAGCTCGAGCGCTGGTGGGGCCCGCCCACCTGGCCCGCCACCTTCGAAAAGCACGAGTTCAAGGCCGGCGGCAAGGCCAACTACTACATGACCG belongs to Arthrobacter crystallopoietes and includes:
- a CDS encoding CG0192-related protein, whose translation is MAIIYDAVLNPSKIDLLASWLPDQPWFPQLGEQRSEPGEQPALQPIGAYRFDDPTGDVGMEVHLLRLEDGTILQVPLTYRGTPLDGAEPWLAGTMEHSVLGKRWVYDGCGDPVFAAALATAILQGGTEAEQFLDVDGKLDPLERTVTVRGSGAPGTEVPQITTAVPATVGAVTTITAGLLALSLYRIPVADEPGTHGNTLTGSWGDHPPVVLASIP
- a CDS encoding LytR C-terminal domain-containing protein yields the protein MTKPSNLPQKPKRKPAETLRLQGRNIITEDDLDEVFPDDGNVEKPEIYSHRKILHGVVLTLLVALIIAAVLTALAVVRGDLKIPGWSHTPAPEATCPVAVHEYPPNDSITVNVYNGTQEEGLAGQTSGLLAKRGYEIGEVASKRMSRTGLTAVIISGPAGEANAFNLQRNIPETEYVADQRADASVDVVLGSKFKQFVPPDSVDQTPGTLSCPRLSPEPDEVAK
- a CDS encoding type II toxin-antitoxin system VapB family antitoxin codes for the protein MIFKAVGDSRPYPDHGYESPKDWASVPPRQVRLDELITTKSTLDLEALLAEDSTFFGDLFPHVVQWQGKLYLEDGLHRAVRTALHQRAVLHARVLVIDD
- a CDS encoding DsbA family oxidoreductase, whose protein sequence is MKIEIWSDIACPWCFIGKRRFEKALEKFEHKDQIDVQWRSYQLDPTLQAHYDGTETEYLSQMKGMPQEQVRQMFAHVTEQAAGEGLDYDFDKIVVANSFTAHRFLHLAKAHNLDAQAKEALLSGHFEHGEDIGDVEYLVRTGVVLGLDEAEIRAALEGDRYAEDVQADIAEARALGVTGVPFFVLDRKYGISGAQPTESFSQALAQAWAERNPLTVLSGNNDDGATCGPDGCN
- a CDS encoding amino acid permease is translated as MAQFAQALARGLTVRHIRFMALGSAIGTGLFYGSAAAIQAAGPAVLLAYAIGGAAVFLVMRALGEMAVRHPVSGSFGQYASRYLGPFAGFITGWTFAFEMAIVAIADVTAFGIYMGFWFPDVPRWIWILAVVCLIAALNLMRVKVFGETEFWLSIIKVAAIIAMIAGGAAIVVFGFGLPDAANPGLGTMLASGGFFANGFWGLLASFSIVMFAFGGIETIGITAGEAENPKKAIPAAINTVPVRILLFYVCTLGVLMMIFPWNQIDGETSPFVQIFDALGIPAAAHILNAVVITAAISAINSDTFGAGRMMYGLAQQGHAPASFAKISRHGVPWMTVATMTAVLLVGVVLNALLPESLFLIIASIATFATVWVWLMILLSHIAMKREIARKKLPASEFAVPFWPVASYAALAFMVFVVVLLGIMPGTRVALVVGVAWIAVLFVAYHVGIKGKGHVRAELVDETGTGTGPATGTVQPEYIDR
- a CDS encoding MFS transporter, with product MSGSGRQSGRLWTKDFVLAIAVNLFISMVFYLLMTSMALYAVERFRASDTLAGLASSSFIIGSVFARIFAGWLLDVVGRRRLLLAALLVFVAASLLYIPAGSLPLLLALRIIHGMAFGAGSTAVAASVQALIPPARRSEGTGYFGLSTTLSIALGPFLAVLLSAGGNYAGLFFFCAACSVAAFLIALAMRLPELPRRRAGSARKRGTGRRRISLAAVLEPGALPVSTVILVCGVAYSGFLAFLTSYALEQGIASAASMFFLVYAVAVLVSRLFVGRIHDRRGDNAIIYPALAVFAVGLGLLALEPAVWSIAAAGVLSGLGFGSLTPSIQAVAVTEAPEMRLGTATSTFYLMLDLGVGVGPVVLGALLPLTGYPGMFGSLGALVLAAVVLYYVVHGRKHRPPRAA
- a CDS encoding ArsR/SmtB family transcription factor, whose translation is MVVDQVSDAELDRLFQALADATRRDIVARVLTGEYSVSGLAAEYAMSFAAVQKHVAVLERASLVTKEKRGREQMVRIHLEGLRRARRLLDDYEEIWQQRVARIDDILAEG